In Streptomyces sp. Li-HN-5-11, the sequence CGGTCGTAGACGGCCTTGGCCTCGGTGCTCACCGGCTCGGGGATCTCCCAGGGAACGGCGCCGAAGACCACGGCCAGGTCCTGCGGCGCGACACCTTCCGCGAACACGAGCCCTGCCTGCACACCGAGGACGGGGTCGGCGGGGTCGTGCGGCCACCGCTCGCCGAGCCATGCGATTCCATCGTTCTCTGCCATGACCGGTGACCGTAACAGCGGGGACTGACAAGGGAGTTGGGTCATCCCATACGCCCGAGCCACGCGCAGTGGCGGTCAGCGCCGTCTGGCCAGGAAGCGGGGCGGGACGGCTCACCAGCGCACCGCGGTGAAGTCGACGGGCCGGGGTGAGAGGTCCGCTGTGCGGGCGGCGAGGTCGCGCAGCCGGCGGGCGAACTCGTCGGCGGGCAGATGGTTGCGGTCGCCGTGGCCCGGCAGCAACCACTCGAAGCGCACCCGCGGTGCCGTACGGGCCAGCGAGGCGGCCAGTTCGGTGATGGAGTACCAGGTGACCGACTCGGCGACCGCGATGTCGCCGTCGGTCCGTGACCAGTAGAAGCTGTCACCGCTGAAGCAGTAGGTGTCGTCGGCGAGATACAGCACGCTGCCCTCGGTGTGTCCGGGCAGGGGGTGCGCGGTCACGCCGTCGGCGATCTCGACCGGCTCGGTGCCCCTCAGAACGCTGTCGGCGTCCGGCGCGGCGGCCAGGTCTCCTTCGTGGATCCACAGGCGGGCGCCGAACCGGTCGGCGTACTGGCGGCCGTGCGCGGCGTGGTCGCGATGGGTGAGCAGTACGTCGGTGACCGGGCCGAGGGCGGTGTACTTCGCGGCCAGGGCGGAACTCCAGCGCGGCGTGTCGATCATCATCAGGTTTCCGGCCGGGCGGCGCAGCAGGTAGGAGTTCGCGCCGACGGTGTGCGGCGAGTTGTGCCCGCACAGGTGCACGTGCTCGGTGAGGCGTAAGGGAAAGGGGTCGAATTCCGGGTGCGGGCCGCGCGTGCCGTGCCGGATGGATCGCGTGTGGCACGAGAACGCGGCGGCGTGCAGGGCCTTTTCCTCCTCCTCGGTGCGCGGCTGGCGGACGACCGAGGAGCGGCCGTCCACCTCCGCGACCAGGTCCGGCGCGAGCTGCCGTGCGACGTCGCAGTTGGTGCAGCGGTGATCGACGTGCCAAGTGGCGTCGGGTGAGTGCTCGTTCATTGCGTGGCTCCTCCGCGCGAGCTGATGACGTTCGGCGCGTCATTGGATATCACGCATGATGCGGAAGAACCAATGTCGAAATACCGTTGACTTCGCCGGAAATCGCTGCTCTCGGATGCCGTTTTTCACGCATGGCCGGCAGTTCTCAGAAATAGTTCCGCGCGGATCGCGCCGTTGGAATTGCCCTCGGCGATCAGTGCCGGAACCTCGCGTTCGCGCGGGGTGAGCTGCTCCAGCGGGAGCGGCCGGCCGGCGCCACCAGGTGGCAGGTGCGCGGGTGCGGGCAGCACGCCGTGCGCGCCGGTCACGACCGGCCCGGGTGCTCCGGCTCCCCGTCGTCGGCGTCGAACACCCTGGTGAAGGTGGCACCGCACTGGCAGCGCGAGTGCTCGACCAGTTCCCCCTCTTCCGAAACGCTCAGCTCCTGGCTGACTCGCACATGCACATGATCACCCATGAGGGACTGCTCTCCTTGACGCCTGTCATCCGCCTCATCGTGCGGGCTCGCCGCTTCGGCCGGCAATGCCGCAGCTCACACGTCCGCCTCCCGCGCCCGGGTGGGGCTTGGGGTGGCTGGGGCGAGGCATGCCCGTCGGCGGCGCGTCCTCGGATGGGAAACTGTGTTCCCCGGCGTCCATCCGAGAGCGGTGATCGTGGCTTCTGCGCACCTCGCGTCCGTGTCGTCGGCCGGATCGGCCGGGTCGGGAGCGGGCGACCGGAAGGGCCGTCTCCGGCGCCTGTGGGAACGCGGCCGGGTGCCGTTGGCGGCCACTGTCCCGTTCGTCCCGCTGTACGTGGTGTGGGCGGCGTTGCTGGCCACGGGTGGCGGTGACCTGGCGGCGCAGGACGCGTGGGCCGGGTTCGCCGCGCGGCACTGGGACTCGGCGTACAACCTGTTCTGGTACGGCGGCATGCACACCGCCAACTACAGCCTGTTGTCACCTCTGCTGATGGCCTGGGCCGGGGTGCGCACGGTCGCGGTCGTCTCAGGTCTGGCGGCCGGCTGGTACGCGGCCCGGCTGCTGGAACGCGCGGGGATCGAGAAGCCGGTGTGGCCTGCGCTTCTGGCCTCCGCCGCCCTGTGGTGCGACGTCGCCTCCGGCCGCGCCACGTTCGCCCTCGGTGTGGCCGTCGGCCTGGCGGGCTGCCTGGCCGTGACCGGCGGGCGCCCCCGGCCCGTACTCGCGGCGGTCCTCACTGCCCTGGCCACGATGGCGAGCCCCGTGGCGGGGCTGTTCCTCGTGGTGGTGGGCGCGGGCCATCTCCTGGACCGCCGTTTCCGGACGGCCGCCGCGCTGCTCGTGCCGCCGTTCGCGGTCGTCGCCCTGACGACGGTGCTCTTCCCGTTCAAGGGTGAACAGCCCATGTTCGCGAACCGTGTCTGGCCGCCCGCCCTCTTCGGCGTCACCGTGTTCCTGCTGGCTCCGCGCGGCTGGCGGGTGCTGCGGCTGGGGGCTGCCGCCTACGCCGCCGGTGTCGTCCTGACGTATCTGATCCCCTCCCCCATCGGCACGAACGTGGAACGGCTCGCCGAGCTGGTCGCACCGGCCGTGCTGCTCGCCGCAGCGACGGCGGTCCGGGCGTCCCGGGTGCGGTGCGCGGTGCTCGTGGTGGTGTGCGCGCTGTCCGTGAACTGGGTGACGCACAAGACGATCGACGACCTGCGCGTCTCCACGACGGTGCCCGCCTGGGCCGCCGGCACGCAGGGCGTCGTCGCCGCGCTGGAGCGCCTGGGCGCGGACCGGACGCGCGTCGAGGTCGTCCCGGCCCGCAACCACCGCGAGGCGAGCGGTCTGGCCCCCTACGCCGACTCCGCCCGCGGCTGGAACCGGCAGCTGGACGTCGAACGAGGACGGCTCTTCTACGACGGCTCCTTCTCACCGCGTGCCTACCGGGCGTGGCTCGCCGACTTCGCGGTCGGTTACGTCGTCGTGGCCGACGGCACTCCGGACGGTCCCGCGGAGCAGGAGGCCGCCCTGGTGCGCAGCGGCCCCGACTGGCTGGAGCCCGTCTGGAAGGACGCCCACTGGAGCATCTACCGGGTCAGGGACGCCGTCCCTCTCGTCTCGCCGCCGGCGACCGTGGTCCGCGCCGGTGACGCCGAGTTGGTGCTCAGCGTCGGCCGTCCGGGCCCGGTGACGGTGCGCGTGAAGTACTCCCCCTGGTTGTGGCCGGACCACGGCTGCCTGGCCCCGGACGGCGGCTGGACCAGGCTGAACGCCCCCGAGGCGGGCGAGTACCGCCTGAGTTCGCGCTACCGGCTGCCGTGGAGCGGGCATTGCTGATCGCTCCGCGGGAAGGGCCGTGACGGGACCGGAGGGCCGGAGGCCGCCGCGGTGCGCGGTCCCCACAGCAGGCAGGTCAGGGCGAAGCCCGCACCGACCACGGTCGCGCCGCCCGCCGCGTCCAGCACCCAGTGGTTGGCGGTGGCCAGGATCGCGGAGACCGTGAACAGCGGGTGCAGCATGCCGAGGGCCTTCATCCACCACTTCGGCGCCACGACGGCGATCACGATGCCGCACCACAGCGCCCAGCCGAAGTGGAGGGAGGGCATGGCGGCGTACTGGTTGGTGACCGCGGTCATCGCGCCGTAGTCCGGCTTGTCGAGGTTCTGCACGCCGTTCACCGTGTCGACGAAGCCGAAGCCCGGCATGAGCCGGGGCGGGGCGAGCGGGTAGAGCCAGAAGCCGAGCAGGCCGAGGAGGGTGGCGAAGCCCAGCGCGGTGCGGGCCCAGCGGTAGTCGCCGGGACGGCGGGCGTAGAGGACGGCGAGGATCGTCAGCGGCGCCACGAAGTGGAAGGACTCGTAGTAGAAGCTCAGGAAGTGGTTGAGCCATGGCAGGCCGACCACCGTGTGGTTGGCCCAGTGCTCGATGTCGATGGACAGGGCCTTCTCGATGGAGTGGATCTCGTGGCCGTGCGCCTCGGCGGTGGCCCTGTCGCCCTGGACGCCCAGCCGCACGGAGGAGTAGGCGGCGTAGGTGACGCGGATGAGGAGCAGTTCGAGCAGCAGGTTCGGGCGGGTGAGGGCCCGGCGCAGGAACGGCAGGAGGGACGGCTTGAGGGACGGCGGGAGGGGGACGTGCCGGAGGGGATCGTGCCGGAGGCGGGCGGGGCGCGGGTCGGCGTACCGCGTGGGGACGGGCGCGCGGTAGTACGCGGAGGTGCGCGACAGGAACGGCACCGCGGTGGCGGCGGCGAGGGCGGCCAGCAGGACGACGTTGTCGCGCAGCGGGTGCATGAACGGCACGTTCGGCAGCATCATCTTCGCCGGCAGGGTCATCACCAGGACCACGGCGACCGGCCACACGTACCGGTCGGAGGCACGCCGGCCGACCCGCCCGACGACCGTGAGCAGCACCCACAGCAGCTGGTGCTGCCAGGCGGTGGGCGACACGGCGATCACGGCGCAGCCGGTGATGGCGACGGCGAGCAGCAGCTGGCCGTCGCGGGCGTAGCGCACGGCGCGCCGCAGGCCGGCGGCGGCCACCGCGGCCGCGAGGGCCAGGAAGACGACGACCTCCGGGTGGCCGGTCAGGCCGAGGCGGAGCAGAGCGCCGTGCAGCGACTGGTTGGCCTGCGCGTCGGCCGGGCCGCCGAGGCCGGCACCCGCCATGTGGTGGACCCAGTACGTCGCGGAGTCCTGCGGCAGCGCCGTCCAGGCCAGCGCGGTGCACGCGGCGAACGTGACACCGGTGGACACG encodes:
- a CDS encoding 4Fe-4S domain-containing protein, yielding MNEHSPDATWHVDHRCTNCDVARQLAPDLVAEVDGRSSVVRQPRTEEEEKALHAAAFSCHTRSIRHGTRGPHPEFDPFPLRLTEHVHLCGHNSPHTVGANSYLLRRPAGNLMMIDTPRWSSALAAKYTALGPVTDVLLTHRDHAAHGRQYADRFGARLWIHEGDLAAAPDADSVLRGTEPVEIADGVTAHPLPGHTEGSVLYLADDTYCFSGDSFYWSRTDGDIAVAESVTWYSITELAASLARTAPRVRFEWLLPGHGDRNHLPADEFARRLRDLAARTADLSPRPVDFTAVRW
- a CDS encoding glycosyltransferase family 87 protein, which encodes MSSAGSAGSGAGDRKGRLRRLWERGRVPLAATVPFVPLYVVWAALLATGGGDLAAQDAWAGFAARHWDSAYNLFWYGGMHTANYSLLSPLLMAWAGVRTVAVVSGLAAGWYAARLLERAGIEKPVWPALLASAALWCDVASGRATFALGVAVGLAGCLAVTGGRPRPVLAAVLTALATMASPVAGLFLVVVGAGHLLDRRFRTAAALLVPPFAVVALTTVLFPFKGEQPMFANRVWPPALFGVTVFLLAPRGWRVLRLGAAAYAAGVVLTYLIPSPIGTNVERLAELVAPAVLLAAATAVRASRVRCAVLVVVCALSVNWVTHKTIDDLRVSTTVPAWAAGTQGVVAALERLGADRTRVEVVPARNHREASGLAPYADSARGWNRQLDVERGRLFYDGSFSPRAYRAWLADFAVGYVVVADGTPDGPAEQEAALVRSGPDWLEPVWKDAHWSIYRVRDAVPLVSPPATVVRAGDAELVLSVGRPGPVTVRVKYSPWLWPDHGCLAPDGGWTRLNAPEAGEYRLSSRYRLPWSGHC
- a CDS encoding bifunctional glycosyltransferase 87/phosphatase PAP2 family protein, with product MANAEHNGGPTAAFETPARTGTVRARLRAARLGLWLIAGILAVRQVAAVLSTPRGERLTDLETWVGPNGVLHVRGLLYDSTSFTGTPFGGLVLKPLTRAAEQALGWGWTFGTLLLVVALGVIAARALPQPVSRRSALLATPVAISLLMLSLPVRNTLWLGQTSIIPVLLVLLGCFVVRGQRTGGALIGLAAALQPTTLLFAPLLWCTDRRKAAVSTGVTFAACTALAWTALPQDSATYWVHHMAGAGLGGPADAQANQSLHGALLRLGLTGHPEVVVFLALAAAVAAAGLRRAVRYARDGQLLLAVAITGCAVIAVSPTAWQHQLLWVLLTVVGRVGRRASDRYVWPVAVVLVMTLPAKMMLPNVPFMHPLRDNVVLLAALAAATAVPFLSRTSAYYRAPVPTRYADPRPARLRHDPLRHVPLPPSLKPSLLPFLRRALTRPNLLLELLLIRVTYAAYSSVRLGVQGDRATAEAHGHEIHSIEKALSIDIEHWANHTVVGLPWLNHFLSFYYESFHFVAPLTILAVLYARRPGDYRWARTALGFATLLGLLGFWLYPLAPPRLMPGFGFVDTVNGVQNLDKPDYGAMTAVTNQYAAMPSLHFGWALWCGIVIAVVAPKWWMKALGMLHPLFTVSAILATANHWVLDAAGGATVVGAGFALTCLLWGPRTAAASGPPVPSRPFPRSDQQCPLHGSR